Proteins co-encoded in one Juglans regia cultivar Chandler chromosome 16, Walnut 2.0, whole genome shotgun sequence genomic window:
- the LOC109021756 gene encoding metal transporter Nramp3-like isoform X2 yields MPLMIDLYGSPTFCCEAFYGILLCGSLKNWEACRFYLIESAFALMVAFLINVSVISNVLGSWSSKLFAIALLASGQSSTVHNRNVCRTICYADDFII; encoded by the exons ATGCCGTTGATGATTGATTTATATGGCTCCCCCACCTTCTGTTGTGAGGCTTTTTACGGGATTTTACTCTGTGGGTCGTTGAAGAACTGG GAGGCCTGCAGATTCTATCTAATAGAGAGTGCCTTTGCACTAATGGTGGCTTTCCTCATTAATGTGTCCGTTATTTCA AATGTCTTAGGTAGTTGGAGTTCAAAACTTTTTGCAATTGCTTTGCTGGCATCAGGTCAGAGTTCTACCGTACATAACAGGAACGTATGCAGGACAATATGTTATGCAG ATGATTTTATCATTTGA
- the LOC109010065 gene encoding stress-associated endoplasmic reticulum protein 2-like — protein sequence MTTSRRLADRKVEKFEKNITKRGAVPETTTKKGKDYPVGPVLLGFFIFVVIGSSLFQIIRTATSGGVA from the exons ATG ACAACTTCAAGGCGACTTGCGGATAGGAAGGTGGAGAAGTTCGAAAAGAACATTACAAAGAGAGGAGCTGTGCCCGAAACAACCACGAAAAAAGGAAAGGACTATCCTGTTGGTCCTGTTCTGCTTGGcttcttcatttttgttgtCATTGGTTCAT CTCTCTTCCAGATAATCAGAACAGCAACAAGTGGAGGCGTGGCGTAA
- the LOC109021756 gene encoding metal transporter Nramp6-like isoform X1, giving the protein MPLMIDLYGSPTFCCEAFYGILLCGSLKNWEACRFYLIESAFALMVAFLINVSVISNVLGSWSSKLFAIALLASGQSSTVHNRNVCRTICYADIGGSAGAGKLIIIIASMILSFELPFPLIPLLKFTSSKNKILGIHANSRAVRFIMSSNSSSYSIPLHI; this is encoded by the exons ATGCCGTTGATGATTGATTTATATGGCTCCCCCACCTTCTGTTGTGAGGCTTTTTACGGGATTTTACTCTGTGGGTCGTTGAAGAACTGG GAGGCCTGCAGATTCTATCTAATAGAGAGTGCCTTTGCACTAATGGTGGCTTTCCTCATTAATGTGTCCGTTATTTCA AATGTCTTAGGTAGTTGGAGTTCAAAACTTTTTGCAATTGCTTTGCTGGCATCAGGTCAGAGTTCTACCGTACATAACAGGAACGTATGCAGGACAATATGTTATGCAG ATATTGGTGGCTCTGCTGGGGCTGGAAAGCTGATCATCATTATTGCATCA ATGATTTTATCATTTGAGCTTCCTTTTCCTCTCATTCCACTCCTCAAATTCACCAGCAGTAAGAATAAGATATTGGGGATTCATGCAAACTCCAGAGCGGTAAGGTTTATTATGAGTAGCAACTCATCTTCCTATTCTATTCCTTTACATATTTGA
- the LOC109010064 gene encoding F-box only protein 6-like, which yields MEGLAMLRQLIGQLQELLELYGSNPPHPHPPQPLHFLQPLHPLPVSELHSQQHHRLCLLDVNDSSTDDYYSLIMTARKSESLKMLEPYKLPLAKKSRKDRTRGKSSMTTNTVEVMEEQIWKDFPEDLFEAVIARIPIATFFRFRSVCQKWNSLLNSQSFSQHCAQVPQGNPWFYTITHENVNSGAMYDPSLKKWLHPTISSLPNKIIILPVASAGGLVCFLDIGHRNFYICNPLTQSFKELPARSVKVWSRVAVGMTLNGNSTTGGYKILWVGCNGEFEVYDSVKNSWIRPGNMPSYIKLPLSLNFRSQAVSIDGTLYFMRSDPEGIVSYDMVTGVWKQYIIPAPLHLTDHTLAEYGGQIMLVGLLTKNAATCVCIWELQKMTLLWKEVDRMPNIWCLEFYGKHVRMTCLGNKGLLMLSLRYRQMNRLVTYNVSSREWLKVPGCAVPRGRKRQWIACGTAFHPCLTATA from the exons ATGGAAGGGCTGGCCATGCTGAGGCAGCTCATCGGTCAGCTTCAGGAGCTCTTGGAACTCTACGGCTCTAatcctcctcatcctcatcctcctcaacctcttcattttcttcaaccTCTTCATCCATTGCCTGTCTCCGAACTCCACTCTCAGCAACACCACAG GCTGTGCTTGCTCGATGTCAATGACAGTTCTACTGATGATTACTACAGTCTTATAATGACGGCTAGAAAGTCTGAAAGTCTCAAGATGTTGGAACCTTACAAACTTCCACTGGCCAAGAAATCTCGGAAGGATCGGACCCGTGGAAAATCATCCATGACTACTAATACAGTTGAGGTGATGGAAGAACAGATTTGGAAAGATTTTCCAGAGGACCTGTTTGAAGCTGTTATTGCAAGAATTCCCATTGCTACCTTTTTTCGCTTTCGTTCAGTTTGCCAGAAATGGAACTCCTTGCTGAACTCTCAAAGTTTCTCTCAGCATTGTGCCCAAGTCCCACAAGGCAATCCCTGGTTTTACACCATTACCCATGAAAACGTGAATTCTGGAGCTATGTATGACCCTTCCTTGAAGAAATGGCTCCACCCCACCATTTCTTCTCTACCCAATAAGATTATCATTTTGCCTGTGGCTTCAGCAGGGGGCCTAGTGTGTTTTCTTGATATTGGTCATAGGAACTTCTACATATGCAACCCCCTGACTCAATCTTTTAAAGAGTTGCCAGCTAGATCTGTTAAGGTCTGGTCTCGTGTTGCAGTAGGGATGACTCTGAATGGGAATTCAACCACTGGGGGCTATAAGATCCTGTGGGTGGGGTGTAATGGCGAGTTTGAAGTATATGACTCAGTAAAGAACTCTTGGATCCGTCCTGGAAACATGCCCTCGTATATTAAGTTGCCACTATCCCTGAACTTCCGGTCACAGGCTGTTTCCATTGATGGAACACTTTACTTCATGCGTTCAGATCCTGAAGGGATTGTGTCCTATGATATGGTAACTGGGGTTTGGAAGCAGTATATAATTCCTGCCCCACTACATCTGACTGACCACACACTCGCAGAGTATGGAGGCCAGATCATGCTAGTGGGGTTGCTGACAAAGAATGCAGCCACATGTGTTTGCATATGGGAGCTGCAGAAAATGACGCTCTTGTGGAAGGAGGTAGACAGAATGCCAAACATATGGTGCTTGGAGTTTTACGGAAAGCACGTTAGGATGACTTGCTTGGGTAACAAAGGCTTGCTCATGCTATCCTTGAGATATAGACAAATGAACCGATTGGTTACTTATAACGTATCAAGCAGAGAGTGGCTGAAGGTTCCTGGATGTGCTGTGCCACGTGGGAGGAAGCGGCAATGGATTGCATGTGGCACTGCATTTCACCCTTGCCTGACTGCTACTgcttaa
- the LOC109010063 gene encoding J protein JJJ2 has product MECNKDEAARAKEIAEKKFMAKDIIGAKKFALKAQNLFPGLEGIPHILATLNVYISVENKINGEADWYGVLGVDPLADDETVKKQYRKLALMLHPDKNKSVGADGAFKHISEAWSLLSDKAKRLEYDRRRNAKGVQKVSAPTGGSSAPPGGNGFYNFTKNTTSNARAQKNTTRAANSSTSASSHKPKPNTFWTVCHRCKMQYEYLRVYLNHNLLCPNCHEPFFAVETAPPPSNSSKPSTSWNSTQKRQNSNHQSTGKNTINSGKKNDPSPNVGAGGYSNPDSYKQTDFQWAPFSRTAGASTAAQAASMVQQAYEKVKRDREKAQAALKREEALRRKHQSKKMGSASSSGHSSASKRRKGLDDLGSGYVRDATNQMGLETGGSGATKSGSELANSKTVGLAGINKPSSMRDVSHHETQNRLMQKARMEIHKKLNEWKEVSVDKNAVKEEGVGKEKSNEKGEKSLGNSDLPGQNKSGTSVDKKIGACATESFPGTYGANVDAATLETMSINVPDPDFHDFDKDRTERSFGENQVWAAYDDDDGMPRYYAMIHNIISLNPFKMQISWLNSKTNSELGPLNWVGSGFSKTCGDFRIGRYEINDSLNSFSHKVRWTKGIRGAICIYPRKGDVWALYRLWSPDWNELTANDVIHKYDMVEVLEDYTEELGVTVTPLVKVAGFKTVFHQHLDPREIRRIPREEMFRFSHHVPSHLLSGQEGENAPKGCRELDPAATPIDLLQVITDVKDEEITENEVIFKKDNVVADEEIGR; this is encoded by the coding sequence ATGGAGTGCAATAAAGATGAGGCCGCCAGGGCAAAGGAGATTGCTGAGAAGAAGTTTATGGCCAAAGACATAATAGGGGCAAAGAAATTTGCTTTGAAGGCCCAAAATTTGTTTCCCGGGCTCGAGGGTATTCCCCACATTTTAGCAACACTCAATGTTTATATTTCagtggaaaacaaaataaatggagAAGCAGATTGGTATGGGGTACTAGGTGTGGATCCACTAGCCGATGATGAGACAGTAAAGAAACAATATAGGAAGCTGGCGCTGATGCTTCACCCTGATAAGAACAAATCTGTAGGAGCTGATGGGGCGTTTAAGCATATTTCTGAGGCGTGGAGCTTGTTGTCCGATAAGGCTAAGAGACTAGAGTATGACCGGAGGAGGAATGCAAAGGGGGTCCAGAAAGTTTCAGCTCCTACTGGGGGTTCATCAGCACCACCAGGAGGGAATGgtttttacaattttaccaaaaatacaACTTCAAATGCGAGGGCTCAAAAGAACACCACCCGGGCCGCTAACTCTTCAACTTCTGCTTCATCTCATAAGCCAAAACCCAATACCTTTTGGACTGTGTGCCATCGATGCAAAATGCAATACGAGTATTTGAGAGTCTACCTTAATCATAATCTCCTATGCCCTAATTGCCATGAGCCATTTTTTGCAGTAGAAACAGCTCCGCCTCCTTCAAATAGCTCTAAACCATCCACCTCATGGAATTCTACTCAGAAGCGGCAAAACTCCAATCATCAATCAACTGGTAAAAACACGATTAATTCAGGAAAAAAGAATGACCCATCACCAAATGTTGGAGCAGGAGGGTATAGTAATCCTGATTCATATAAGCAGACTGACTTTCAGTGGGCTCCATTCTCAAGAACGGCAGGTGCTTCAACTGCTGCTCAAGCTGCAAGCATGGTTCAGCAGGCATACGAGAAAGTGAAGAGAGACCGTGAGAAGGCACAAGCAGCCTTAAAAAGAGAGGAGGCCTTGAGGAGGAAGCATCAATCTAAGAAGATGGGCAGTGCTTCGTCTAGTGGCCACTCTAGTGCttcaaagagaagaaaaggcctAGATGATCTTGGTAGTGGCTATGTAAGGGATGCCACAAATCAAATGGGTCTAGAAACTGGAGGATCTGGAGCAACTAAATCTGGATCTGAACTGGCTAATTCTAAAACAGTAGGGCTTGCTGGAATCAATAAGCCCAGCAGCATGAGGGATGTTTCTCATCATGAAACCCAGAATCGACTGATGCAGAAGGCTAGGATGGAAATTCATAAGAAACTAAATGAGTGGAAGGAAGTTAGTGTTGATAAAAATGCTGTTAAAGAAGAGGGGGTTGGGAAGGAGAAATCAAATGAGAAAGGTGAAAAATCTTTGGGAAACAGCGACTTGCCTGGTCAGAACAAGTCTGGCACATCTGTGGATAAGAAGATTGGAGCCTGTGCCACGGAGTCCTTTCCTGGCACTTATGGTGCCAATGTAGATGCAGCAACCTTGGAAACAATGTCGATAAATGTCCCAGATCCCGATTTTCACGACTTTGACAAGGATCGAACTGAAAGGTCTTTTGGAGAAAATCAGGTATGGGCTGCATATGACGATGATGATGGGATGCCTCGATATTACGCCATgattcataatataatatcGTTGAACCCATTCAAGATGCAGATCAGTTGGCTTAACTCAAAAACTAACAGTGAATTGGGACCCCTAAACTGGGTTGGTTCTGGTTTCTCTAAAACTTGTGGGGATTTTAGAATAGGCAGATATGAAATCAATGACTCCCTGAATTCTTTCTCGCACAAGGTTAGGTGGACGAAAGGCATACGTGGGGCCATTTGTATATATCCCAGAAAGGGGGATGTTTGGGCTCTCTATAGACTCTGGTCCCCTGACTGGAATGAGTTGACGGCAAATGATGTAATTCACAAGTATGACATGGTGGAAGTACTTGAAGACTATACTGAAGAACTGGGTGTAACTGTTACTCCCTTGGTCAAAGTGGCTGGTTTCAAGACTGTTTTTCATCAGCATTTAGACCCCAGAGAAATTAGGAGAATTCCAAGAGAAGAGATGTTTCGGTTCTCCCATCATGTCCCTTCACACTTGCTTTCTGGTCAAGAAGGTGAGAATGCTCCAAAGGGTTGTCGGGAGCTGGACCCAGCAGCTACTCCAATAGATCTTCTTCAGGTAATAACTGATGTTAAGGATGAAGAGATTACGGAGAATGAGGTTATATTTAAGAAGGATAATGTAGTGGCTGATGAAGAGATTGGGCGTTAA